In Dermacentor variabilis isolate Ectoservices chromosome 7, ASM5094787v1, whole genome shotgun sequence, a genomic segment contains:
- the LOC142587491 gene encoding uncharacterized protein LOC142587491 has product MGKKRSRPEPEKKDEESDRPSTSKEPSTSSKQQSVQQQSQQQSQSAASASTKSKPRVWKSLKQVVTAERLQPGAYAALEAAPSLRPWRKYSDMTGLVAPYTDPKTKLRYANRHEYARLRLLTADQVNGYLVLRRAALPVT; this is encoded by the coding sequence ATGGGCAAGAAGCGTTCCAGGCCAGAGCCAGAAAAAAAGGACGAAGAATCCGACCGGCCCAGTACCTCGAAGGAGCCGTCGACGAGCTCCAAGCAACAGTCCGTCCAGCAGCAGTCGCAGCAGCAGTCGCAGTCCGCGGCGTCTGCCTCGACCAAAAGCAAGCCGCGCGTTTGGAAGAGCCTgaagcaggtagtgacggcggagcGCCTGCAACCGGGAGCGTACGCAGCGCTCGAGGCAGCGCCGTCGTTGCGCCCCTGGCGCAAGTACTCGGACATGACCGGCCTGGTGGCACCGTACACGGACCCGAAGACCAAGCTGCGCTACGCAAACCGTCACGAATACGCGCGGCTGCGCCTGCTCACTGCCGATCAGGTCAACGGTTATTTGGTGCTCAGAAGGGCTGCTCTGCCAGTCACGTAG